One Brassica oleracea var. oleracea cultivar TO1000 chromosome C7, BOL, whole genome shotgun sequence genomic window carries:
- the LOC106305880 gene encoding uncharacterized protein LOC106305880, with product MVTNSTIKFLCSYGGKILPRYPDGKLRYNGGHTRVLAVPRSISFSELASKMAEMCGSAVTIRCQLPTEDLDALVSITCDEDLANLIEEYDLVSSSVKIRVFLNPPRSAKSTASPPPLALPSSTTSSSSSTSSSPRSPSLSKPPLPPSPPRLTTVKNQCYGCYVHHRSSRNMYLVHNGNHWQ from the exons ATGGTGACGAACTCCACAATCAAATTTCTCTGTAGCTATGGCGGGAAGATTTTACCTCGTTATCCCGACGGTAAACTCCGTTATAACGGCGGCCACACCCGCGTCCTCGCCGTCCCCCGCTCCATCTCATTTTCCG AGCTAGCGTCGAAGATGGCTGAGATGTGCGGATCCGCCGTCACTATACGGTGTCAGCTCCCGACGGAAGATCTCGACGCGCTCGTGTCCATCACGTGCGACGAAGATCTAGCGAATCTAATCGAAGAGTACGACCTCGTTTCCTCCTCAGTGAAGATCAGAGTCTTCCTTAACCCGCCGAGATCTGCGAAATCGACGGCATCGCCTCCTCCGTTAGCTTTACCGTCGTCCACCACGTCATCATCTTCCTCCACTTCATCGAGTCCTAGATCTCCGTCGCTTTCAAAACCACCGCTACCTCCGTCGCCGCCGAGGTTAACGACGGTTAAGAATCAGTGCTACGGTTGCTACGTCCACCACCGTAGTTCGAGAAATATGTACCTCGTCCACAACGGCAATCACTGGCAATAA
- the LOC106305734 gene encoding GDSL esterase/lipase At3g26430, translating to MQTQLFLITFVVLASFLVHPRLCSPTCSFPAIFNFGDSNSDTGGLSAAFGQAPYPNGQTYFHSPSGRFSDGRLIVDFIAEELGLPYLNAFLDSIGSNFSHGANFATAGSTVRPPNTTISQSGASPISLDVQLVQFSDFVTRSQLIRNRGGVFGHLLPRKEYFSQALYTFDIGQNDLTTGLKLNMTTDQIKAYIPDVLDQLSNAIRKVYKSGGRRFWIHNTAPIGCLPYVLDRWSVPASQIDKHGCAIPRNEIARYYNSELKKRVVGLRKDLSKASITYVDVYSIKLTLITQAKKLGFKDPLVACCGHGGKYNFNKLIKCGVKYMVKGKETVLAKSCDDVAVRINWDGVHFTGTANRWIFQQINSGVFSDPCIPLKFACTR from the exons ATGCAAACTCAACTGTTCTTGATAACGTTTGTCGTATTAGCATCATTTCTCGTACATCCTCGACTCTGTTCTCCTACCTGTAGTTTCCCGGCGATCTTCAACTTCGGCGACTCTAATTCCGACACAGGAGGTCTCTCTGCCGCCTTCGGACAAGCCCCTTACCCGAATGGCCAAACCTACTTCCACTCACCTTCCGGTCGGTTCTCAGATGGTCGACTCATCGTTGACTTCATAG CGGAGGAGTTAGGCTTGCCATACCTAAACGCTTTCCTAGACTCCATCGGCTCAAACTTCAGCCATGGTGCGAACTTCGCCACCGCTGGATCCACCGTCCGGCCACCGAACACCACCATTTCTCAGAGCGGTGCGAGCCCAATCTCTCTCGACGTTCAGTTGGTTCAGTTCTCAGACTTCGTCACTCGATCACAACTCATTCGCAACCGAG GTGGCGTGTTCGGGCATTTACTTCCGAGGAAAGAGTATTTTTCTCAAGCATTGTACACATTCGACATTGGTCAGAACGATCTCACTACTGGATTAAAACTCAACATGACAACAGATCAGATCAAGGCTTACATTCCAGATGTTCTCGATCAGCTGTCTAATGCCATTCGT AAGGTGTATAAGAGTGGAGGAAGAAGATTTTGGATACATAACACAGCTCCAATTGGTTGTTTACCTTATGTTTTGGACCGGTGGTCCGTACCGGCATCTCAGATTGATAAGCACGGTTGTGCAATTCCGCGCAACGAGATTGCTCGGTATTACAACTCAGAGCTCAAAAAGAGAGTGGTTGGGTTAAGAAAAGATCTGTCTAAAGCTTCAATCACTTATGTTGATGTCTACTCTATCAAGCTTACTCTCATCACTCAAGCCAAGAAACTTG GTTTTAAAGATCCTCTGGTTGCTTGTTGTGGACATGGTGGGAAGTACAACTTCAACAAACTCATCAAATGTGGAGTTAAATATATGGTGAAAGGGAAAGAGACTGTGCTTGCTAAGTCTTGTGACGACGTGGCGGTTAGAATAAACTGGGACGGCGTGCATTTCACTGGAACTGCAAACCGTTGGATCTTTCAGCAGATAAACAGCGGAGTGTTTTCAGATCCTTGTATTCCTCTCAAGTTTGCCTGTACAAGATAG
- the LOC106304151 gene encoding uncharacterized protein LOC106304151, with protein MNTIAKRVTGLVTRSSQSQLQQERGIRVKVFSGDLDKALTILQRKMQSSGMERLIKAQQTHHIKNSEKKVLARKNLERKVKSIDFARKLQSILIKKVRGL; from the exons ATGAACACGATAGCGAAGCGGGTTACGGGACTAGTGACTCGGTCGAGTCAGAGCCAGCTGCAGCAGGAGAGAGGGATAAGGGTGAAGGTGTTCTCAGGGGATCTGGACAAGGCGCTGACGATTCTGCAGAGGAAGATGCAGTCGAGCGGGATGGAGAGGCTGATCAAAGCGCAGCAGACGCATCACATAAAGAACTCGGAGAAGAAGGTTCTCGCTAGGAAGAATCTTGAACGGAAGGTCAAATCCATTGACTTTGCTCGCAAACTCCAGTCCATCCTCATCAAGAAAGTCAG AGGTTTATGA
- the LOC106305732 gene encoding pro-resilin-like translates to MSKPWGGIGIGAWADEAEKADEEQAAEASATAADVQSFPSLKEAASNVKSKKKKKMTLSEFGAYAAPAGRNSVGLTQQEILQLPTGPRQRSEDEMQPGRLGGGFSSYGGRSGGMGRDRNDSEGSWGGGGGGGGGRRPYGGGFDDDRRGGSPRVSEFPQSSRADEVDDWGKGKKSIPFDQGRQGSRYGGLGGGGGGSFNGGGGGGGSYGGGGFSKADETDNWAAGKRQAPVRSSTFGSGYGDSGREPDRWPRGVAVGGVQEERRRLVLEPRKVDSGGASETPPAGAKTSKPSPFGAARPREEVLAEKGLDWKKLDSEIEAKKGGSQTSRPTSAQSSRPSSAQSNRSETLGLNNVVKPRPKVNPFGDAKPREVLLEERGKDWRKMDMELEHRRVDRPETEEEKMLKEEIEELRKKLEKESIAPEIKQSDQEPGTNNNNHHDLPETLRGKEKALEILTRELDDKVRFRQKPVERPGSGAGRTGSYSERTHSRSGSIDESRSFESTERPRSRGAVDAWVRPADDQRRNFQGSKERGFFSNRPSSREGW, encoded by the exons ATGTCGAAGCCTTGGGGAGGGATTGGAATCGGGGCGTGGGCGGACGAAGCGGAGAAGGCAGATGAAGAGCAGGCGGCGGAAGCTTCGGCAACCGCGGCGGATGTGCAGAGTTTTCCTAGCTTGAAGGAGGCAGCGAGCAATGTTAAGTCTAAGAAGAAGAAGAAGATGACTCTCTCTGAGTTTGGTGCTTACGCGGCGCCTGCAGGTAGAAACTCCGTTGGGTTGACGCAGCAAGAGATTCTTCAGCTGCCTACTGGTCCTAGGCAACGCTCGGAGGACGAGATGCAGCCTGGACGGTTGGGCGGTGGGTTCTCTTCTTACGGAGGTCGTTCTGGTGGGATGGGGAGAGATCGGAATGATTCCGAAGGTTCTTGGGGTGGTGGTGGTGGTGGTGGTGGGGGAAGGAGACCGTATGGTGGTGGGTTTGATGATGATAGGAGAGGAGGTTCGCCTAGGGTTTCGGAGTTTCCGCAGTCTTCGAGAGCTGATGAGGTTGATGATTGGGGGAAAGGGAAAAAGTCGATTCCTTTTGATCAAGGGCGTCAGGGTAGTCGTTATGGTGGCCTCGGAGGCGGTGGCGGTGGTAGTTTTAACGGCGGTGGTGGAGGTGGTGGCAGTTATGGCGGTGGTGGATTCTCCAAAGCTGACGAAACTGATAACTGGGCTGCAGGGAAAAGACAAGCTCCGGTTAGATCATCTACATTTGGGTCCGGTTACGGTGATTCAGGACGTGAACCTGACCGTTGGCCTAGAGGAGTAGCCGTTGGTGGTGTTCAGGAGGAACGTCGTCGTTTGGTTTTGGAGCCACGAAAAGTTGACTCAGGAGGAGCGAGTGAGACTCCACCAGCTGGTGCTAAGACGAGTAAGCCGAGCCCGTTTGGGGCAGCTAGGCCAAGGGAGGAGGTTTTGGCGGAGAAAGGTTTGGACTGGAAGAAGCTTGACTCGGAGATTGAGGCTAAGAAAGGAGGTTCTCAAACGAGCAGGCCTACGAGCGCACAGTCGAGCAGACCTTCTAGTGCTCAGTCTAACAGGTCTGAGACTTTGGGGTTGAATAATGTGGTGAAACCGAGACCAAAGGTGAATCCTTTTGGGGATGCGAAGCCTCGAGAAGTGTTGCTGGAGGAACGAGGGAAAGATTGGCGCAAGATGGATATGGAACTTGAGCATCGCAGAGTTGACAG GCCTGAAACAGAAGAAGAGAAGATGTTAAAGGAGGAGATTGAAGAACTAAGGAAAAAACTCGAGAAGGAATCCATTGCTCCAGAGATCAAGCAATCTGATCAAGAACCTGGCACTAATAATAATAATCACCATGATTTACCAGAAACTCTACGTGGCAAAGAGAAAGCTCTGGAAATACTAACCCGTGAGCTGGACGACAAAGTCAGGTTCAGGCAGAAACCAGTTGAGAGACCCGGGTCTGGTGCAGGCAGAACCGGTTCTTACTCGGAAAGAACACATTCCCGTTCTGGATCAATCGATGAATCCAGAAGTTTTGAGTCCACAGAGAGACCTAGATCTCGTGGCGCAGTTGATGCCTGGGTAAGACCTGCCGATGATCAGAGAAGAAACTTCCAAGGAAGCAAAGAGCGTGGATTCTTCAGCAACAG GCCGTCGTCTAGGGAAGGATGGTAA
- the LOC106301586 gene encoding uncharacterized protein At1g04910, which translates to MAELRHSSSAGSRSSSSPLRVGDEDSSSPHVHDHSPNGGDDEDGRPRHRPIWSVSGFHSLFPFLGDDLRVSPQKNKISLLLILILAVASLISVYGIVNHLNAPYLCKKDGIVLNCPHVKESPSPWENPLSATTSWKPCAERRIGGVSDLLPENETNGYVFIHAEGGLNQQRIAICNAVAVAKIMNATLILPVLKQDQIWKDQTKFEDIFDVDHFIDYLKDDVRIVRDIPDWFTDKAELFSSIRRTVKNIPKYAAAQFYIDNVLPRIKEKKIMALKPFVDRLGYDNVPQEINRLRCRVNYHALKFLPEIEQMADSLVSRMRNRTGNPNPYMALHLRFEKGMVGLSFCDFVGTREEKARMAEYRQKEWPRRFKNGSHLWQLALQKRKEGRCPLEPGEVAVILRAMGYPKETQIYVASGQVYGGQNRMAPLRNMFPNLVTKEDLAGKEELASFRKHVTSLAALDFLVCLKSDVFVMTHGGNFAKLIIGARRYMGHRQKSIKPDKGLMSKSFGDPYMGWATFVEDVVVTHQTRTGLPEETFPNYDLWENPLTPCMCKA; encoded by the exons ATGGCGGAGTTGCGGCACTCGAGCTCCGCCGGGAGCCGATCTTCTTCCTCTCCGCTGCGCGTCGGAGACGAGGACTCGTCTTCTCCCCACGTGCACGATCACTCACCCAACGGCGGAGACGACGAAGACGGGCGCCCACGTCACCGTCCGATCTGGTCGGTATCTGGGTTTCACTCTCTGTTTCCTTTCCTCGGCGACGATCTTAGGGTTTCTCCTCAGAAGAATAAGATTTCGCTTCTTTTGATATTGATTCTCGCCGTTGCGAGCTTGATCTCTGTTTACGGGATCGTTAATCACTTG AATGCACCGTACTTGTGTAAGAAAGATGGGATTGTGCTGAACTGTCCTCAT GTAAAAGAGTCACCTTCTCCCTGGGAGAATCCTTTGTCTGCAACTACTTCTTGGAAGCCTTGTGCTGAGCGGCGGATTGGTGGAGTCTCAG ATCTTCTTCCTGAGAATGAAACAAATGGATATGTTTTCATTCATGCCGAGGGTGGTTTGAATCAGCAGCGTATTGCT ATCTGTAATGCTGTAGCTGTTGCCAAGATAATGAATGCAACTCTGATTCTACCAGTACTGAAGCAGGATCAAATTTGGAAAGACCAAAC GAAATTTGAAGACATTTTTGATGTGGATCATTTTATTGATTACTTGAAGGATGATGTCCGAATCGTTAGAGATATACCTGACTGGTTCACTGACAAAGCAGAGTTATTCTCTAGTATAAG AAGAACAGTCAAAAACATTCCCAAATATGCGGCAGCCCAGTTCTATATAGACAATGTTTTGCCACGAATAAAGGAGAAGAAAATAATGGCCTTGAAGCCTTTTGTAGATCGACTTGG GTACGACAATGTACCTCAAGAAATCAACAGGTTACGCTGCCGTGTAAACTATCACGCCCTCAAATTTCTCCCAGAGATAGAGCAGATGGCTGATTCACTTGTTTCAAGAATGAGAAACCGTACTGGAAATCCAAATCCCTATAT GGCTCTTCATCTTAGATTCGAGAAAGGCATGGTTGGTTTATCGTTTTGTGATTTTGTGGGAACAAGGGAAGAGAAAGCTAGAATGGCAGAATACAGACAAAAGGAATGGCCTCGGCGCTTCAAG AATGGTTCCCATCTCTGGCAGCTCGCCTTGCAGAAGCGCAAAGAAGGACGATGCCCTCTTGAGCCAGGAGAAGTTGCTGTGATCCTACGTGCAATGGGTTATCCAAAAGAAACACAAATCTATGTAGCATCTGGTCAAGTCTATGGTGGCCAAAACCGTATGGCTCCACTAAGAAACATGTTCCCAAATTTG GTAACAAAGGAGGATTTAGCAGGCAAAGAGGAACTAGCAAGCTTTAGAAAGCACGTAACAAGCCTGGCTGCTCTAGATTTCTTGGTGTGTTTGAAGTCAGATGTGTTTGTGATGACGCACGGTGGAAACTTTGCAAAACTGATCATCGGAGCAAGGAGATACATGGGTCATCGCCAGAAATCAATCAAACCAGATAAAGGGTTAATGTCGAAATCATTTGGGGATCCTTACATGGGATGGGCAACGTTTGTGGAAGATGTAGTTGTAACCCATCAAACACGGACCGGTTTGCCTGAAGAAACTTTCCCTAACTACGATCTTTGGGAGAATCCTCTCACTCCATGTATGTGTAAGGCTTGA
- the LOC106305879 gene encoding BTB/POZ domain-containing protein At3g26490: protein MKFMELGFRPDTFYTVEAVRSVSSDLLNDLIIQVKSTKYHLHKFPMLSKCLRLKNLVSSQSQEPETSQDQKVIQLVDFPGETEAFELCAKFCYGITITLSAHNVVAVRCAAEYLGMTEEVEPGETENLVQRLEHFLTSCVFKSWRDSLVALQTTKALPSWSEDLGITSRCIEAIANSVNASPGDDFANVMETGLSRNRSRRRRDESLCNGKAENSRWWGEDLADLDLDLYQRTMVAIKSSNRNVSPRLIGNALRIYASKWLPSIEECSPVLESVISLLPTQRSAVPCSFLLQLLKTVNVMNVSPTSKMELAVKAGNQLDKATVSELLIPLSDKSGMLYDVDVVTMMVKQFLSQISPERRPTMTQHRRSRSEENMEEIQEIRGSLSSSSFPPLLVKVAKLVDSYLQEVARDVNLTVSNFVELAESIPELSRISHDDLYKAIDIYLQVHQEIDKIERKRLCRILDCKKLSVEASKNAAQNQLLPLRVIVQILFVEQARAAIVTNTNNITNNETAVLRRSFTTRREEDADLERVEIKPNGGFQSTPSRFMALCSIPRQPKKMFCKLLSISRSLSQRI from the exons ATGAAGTTTATGGAACTAGGGTTTCGGCCTGATACATTCTACACTGTGGAAGCAGTAAG GTCTGTGTCTTCTGATCTACTGAATGATCTTATAATCCAAGTAAAATCCACCAAATATCATCTTCACAAG TTTCCGATGTTATCAAAATGCTTGCGTTTAAAGAACCTAGTCTCTTCACAATCACAAGAACCCGAAACCTCACAAGACCAGAAAGTAATCCAACTCGTTGATTTCCCCGGCGAAACAGAGGCTTTTGAGCTCTGTGCTAAGTTCTGTTACGGCATCACGATCACTCTCAGCGCTCACAACGTAGTCGCGGTACGATGTGCAGCGGAGTATCTCGGCATGACTGAAGAAGTCGAGCCTGGAGAGACAGAGAATCTTGTCCAAAGACTCGAACATTTCTTGACTTCTTGCGTTTTCAAGAGTTGGAGAGACTCACTTGTTGCTCTTCAGACCACGAAGGCTTTACCTTCGTGGTCTGAAGATCTTGGCATCACTAGCCGTTGCATCGAGGCGATAGCCAACAGTGTAAATGCATCTCCGGGTGACGATTTCGCGAACGTAATGGAGACAGGGTTGTCGAGAAACCGGTCAAGGAGAAGAAGAGATGAAAGCTTGTGTAATGGTAAGGCAGAGAACTCGCGGTGGTGGGGTGAAGATTTAGCTGATTTGGATTTGGATCTTTACCAGAGAACAATGGTGGCTATAAAGTCGTCGAACCGGAACGTTTCTCCGAGATTAATCGGTAATGCTCTTAGAATCTATGCATCTAAATGGCTACCAAGCATTGAAGAATGTTCTCCGGTTTTGGAATCGGTTATCTCCCTTCTACCAACCCAAAGATCCGCTGTTCCTTGTAGCTTCTTGCTTCAGCTACTGAAGACGGTTAACGTTATGAACGTTTCGCCTACTTCGAAAATGGAACTCGCGGTAAAAGCAGGGAACCAACTTGATAAGGCAACGGTAAGCGAGCTGTTGATACCCTTATCGGATAAGTCAGGTATGTTATACGATGTGGATGTTGTGACGATGATGGTGAAGCAGTTTCTGTCTCAGATCAGTCCTGAGAGAAGACCAACAATGACACAACATAGAAGATCTCGTTCAGAAGAAAACATGGAGGAGATACAAGAGATCAGAGGCTCTCTGTCTTCTTCTTCTTTTCCTCCGTTGTTGGTTAAAGTAGCAAAGCTTGTTGATTCTTATCTTCAAGAGGTTGCTAGAGATGTGAACTTAACCGTGTCAAATTTTGTTGAGTTGGCTGAATCTATACCTGAACTTTCAAGGATCAGTCATGACGACTTGTACAAAGCGATTGATATCTATCTTCAG GTTCACCAGGAGATTGATAAGATTGAAAGAAAGAGGTTATGCAGAATCTTGGACTGCAAGAAACTATCAGTAGAAGCAAGCAAGAACGCTGCACAGAACCAGCTGCTTCCACTGAGAGTGATTGTGCAAATCCTCTTTGTAGAGCAAGCCCGAGCTGCGATTGTTACAAATACAAACAATATCACAAATAATGAGACAGCAGTTTTGAGAAGAAGCTTTACAACAAGAAGAGAAGAAGATGCAGATCTAGAAAGAGTTGAAATTAAACCTAACGGGGGATTTCAGAGCACTCCTTCGAGATTTATGGCGTTGTGCTCTATCCCAAGGCAACCTAAGAAGATGTTTTGCAAGTTATTGTCGATCAGCAGGAGTTTAAGCCAACGGATTTGA
- the LOC106305735 gene encoding glycine-rich RNA-binding protein RZ1A: MSEEVEYRCFIGGLAWSTSDRGLRDAFEKYGHLLEAKVVLDKFSGRSRGFGFITFDEKKAMDEAIAAMNGMDLDGRTITVDKAQPLQGGSGRDHDGDRSRDRGYDRDRSRPSGGRGSGGGDCFKCGKPGHFARECPDESGRGGGGRYSSRDDRYGAKDDRYSSKDDRYSAKDDRYGAKEDRYGRDGGRDRYGPDRNGDRSGGRSRDGGSRGGPGGERHSRAPYDRPRAGGFH, encoded by the exons ATGTCAGAAGAGGTAGAGTACCGCTGCTTCATTGGTGGCCTTGCGTGGTCAACGTCTGATCGTGGCCTCAGAGATGCCTTTGAGAAGTATGGTCACCTCCTTGAGGCCAAG GTGGTTCTTGACAAGTTCTCTGGACGTTCCCGTGGTTTTGGGTTCATCACTTTTGATGAGAAGAAAGCTATGGATGAAGCTATTGCAGCGATGAATGGGATGGATTTGGATGGGCGGACTATAACTGTTGATAAAGCTCAGCCGCTTCAGGGTGGGTCAGGCAGGGATCATGATGGTGACCGCAGCCGTGACCGTGGGTATGACCGTGACCGTAGCCGTCCCTCTGGTGGGCGAGGTTCAGGTGGTGGAGATTGCTTTAAATGTGGCAAGCCTGGACATTTTGCAAGGGAGTGTCCTGATGAATCCGGTAGAGGTGGTGGGGGAAGGTACAGCTCGAGGGACGATAGGTACGGTGCGAAGGACGATAGGTACAGCTCAAAGGACGATAGGTACAGTGCAAAGGATGACAGGTATGGTGCAAAGGAAGATAGGTATGGTAGGGATGGTGGTAGGGATCGCTATGGACCTGATCGCAATGGCGATCGCTCTGGAGGTCGTAGCAGGGATGGTGGCAGCCGTGGAGGTCCTGGAGGAGAGAGGCACAGTCGTGCTCCATACGATCGCCCCAGAGCTGGAGGGTTTCACTAA
- the LOC106304185 gene encoding uncharacterized protein LOC106304185, translated as MANRTENSLRCSISKKTNGGIMFLIATFAGIVIGFLLGISFPALSLTKMNFPSSILPMVNTIYVEVEKQEISSRKSPSKGPKSSDASSHKIWVPSNPRGAEMLPPSFVEAESDLYLRRLWGLPKDDLPEVKPKYLVAFTVAYEQRKNIDACIKKFSDNFTVVLFHYDGRTSEYDEFEWSKRAIHVSVPKQTKWWYAKRFLHPDIIAPYEYIFLWDEDLGVENFDAEEYIKIVKKHGLEISQPAVESRKKITWRITKRIPGIEVHKEVEGGAPGHCKDPHLPPCAGFIEIMAPVFSRDSWRCVWHMLQNDLVHGWGLDFALRKCVEPAHEKIGVVDSQWIIHQKIPSLAAQGTSQDGKSAFQGVRERCHMEWTIFEKRMARSEKKYLKEIAPASSNSTLN; from the exons ATGGCAAACCGAACAGAAAATTCACTACGCTG TTCGATTAGTAAAAAGACAAATGGTGGCATAATGTTCCTAATAGCAACTTTCGCAGGAATAGTTATCGGATTTTTATTAGGCATATCTTTCCCTGCTTTGTCACTGACTAAA ATGAATTTTCCATCAAGCATACTTCCTATGGTTAATACTATATATGTAGAAGTTGAGAAACAAGAGATATCATCTAGAAAGAGTCCATCAAAAGGGCCTAAGTCAAGTGATGCATCATCTCATAAG ATTTGGGTTCCATCAAATCCTCGAGGTGCAGAGATGTTGCCTCCAAGTTTTGTTGAAGCTGAATCAGATCTATACTTAAGAAGATTGTGGGGATTGCCTAAAGAT GATTTACCGGAGGTGAAGCCTAAGTATCTTGTTGCTTTTACCGTTGCTTATGAACAGAGGAAAAACATCGATGCTTGCATCAAGAAA TTCTCAGATAACTTCACTGTTGTTCTGTTTCATTACGATGGAAGAACTTCGGAATACGATGAATTTGAATGGTCTAAACGAGCTATACACGTTAGTGTACCTAAACAAACCAAGTG GTGGTATGCTAAAAGGTTTCTGCATCCTGACATTATAGCACCATATGAATATATATTCCTTTGGGATGAAGACCTCGGCGTTGAAAACTTTGATGCAGAAGA GTACATCAAGATTGTAAAGAAACACGGTCTAGAAATTTCGCAACCCGCTGTTGAATCAAGAAAAAAGATCACATGGAGGATAACAAAGAGAATACCAGGAATCGAAGTTCACAA AGAAGTCGAAGGTGGGGCACCAGGCCACTGCAAGGACCCTCACTTACCTCCATGTGCAGG GTTTATAGAGATTATGGCTCCGGTTTTCTCAAGAGATTCTTGGCGCTGCGTGTGGCATATGCTTCAGAATGATTTGGTTCATGGTTGGGGTCTTGACTTTGCGCTAAGGAAATGTGTCGAG CCTGCGCATGAGAAGATTGGTGTTGTGGATTCTCAATGGATTATTCATCAAAAGATTCCTTCTTTAGCAGCCCAG GGAACCTCTCAAGATGGGAAATCTGCGTTCCAAGGG GTAAGGGAAAGATGTCATATGGAATGGACAATATTTGAGAAAAGAATGGCACGATCAGAGAAGAAGTATCTGAAAGAAATTGCACCTGCGTCTTCAAACTCTACACTTAATTAA
- the LOC106305733 gene encoding tRNA (guanine(10)-N2)-methyltransferase homolog, with translation MWFLCVFYHRLLDFRKPEVEALAELFGEDESIQWRLPEHHHNDTPFHFVHLSSEEIAQNIAKRSILVKGMYELWGEGTCYEELKDSIQSFPDSRKLPFLTSDSTFRISVETFRKALTFDEQKERIHSLTYIPFEGKVNLKNPDHNFFLMEMDESEESNGLPPIVQRRIFFGREVGFADRKLLPTFQLKSRTYLGPTAMDAEMAFLMANQAKASSGKLVYDPFVGTGSILVSAARFGAMTMGADIDIRVVRDGRGPDCNVWSNFKQYGLPAPVALLRMDNNVPPWRSGLKEIFDAIICDPPYGVRAGGRKSGGRKILRGTVDPYTVPEDKRTGHIPSTGAYSLVECVHDLLHLAARMLVMKGRLVFFFPVLRDESGSEVKFPEHPCFKLVAVSEQILSSRYSRVLLTMVKVEPYSEEIEEAARLMHLEFRENHLKWLEEGNIHSSVFKPSTDSSQIQTESKTFKDPKPKYRGKYV, from the exons ATGTGGTTTCTATGTGTCTTCTACCACAGGCTACTAGACTTCAGAAAGCCAGAGGTGGAAGCTTTAGCCGAACTCTTCGGAGAGGATGAGTCTATCCAGTGGCGTCTTCCCGAGCATCACCATAACGATACTCCATTCCACTTCGTCCATCTTTCTTCCGAAGAAATCGCACAGAACATCGCCAAGAGAA GCATTTTGGTGAAGGGAATGTATGAGCTTTGGGGTGAAGGAACTTGCTACGAAGAGCTTAAAGACTCCATCCAAAGCTTCCCTGATTCTCGCAAGCTCCCGTTCCTCACTTCTGATTCCACCTTTAGGATCTCTGTTGAAACTTTCAGAAAGGCTCTGACTTTCGATGAGCAGAAGGAGAGAATCCATTCACTTACTTATATCCCCTTCGAG GGGAAGGTTAACTTGAAGAACCCAGATCACAACTTTTTCCTCATGGAAATGGATGAATCTGAAGAGAGCAATGGACTTCCACCTATTGTTCAGAGAAGAATCTTTTTTGGGAGGGAGGTTGGTTTTGCTGACAGGAAGCTTTTGCCGACTTTTCAGCTGAAGTCTCGTACTTACCTTGGCCCAACTGCTATGGACGCTGAGATGGCCTTCTTGATGGCTAATCAAGCTAAAGCGTCTTCTGGGAAACTTGTGTATGACCCTTTTGTTGGTACAGGGAGCATTCTTGTTTCTGCTGCACGTTTTGGCGCAATGACAATG GGTGCAGATATTGATATCAGAGTAGTTCGTGATGGACGTGGTCCTGACTGTAATGTTTGGAGCAATTTCAAGCAG TATGGACTACCTGCGCCAGTTGCTTTGCTTAGAATGGATAATAACGTTCCTCCTTGGCGTTCCGGGCTTAAGGAG ATCTTTGATGCGATTATTTGCGATCCACCTTACGGAGTTCGTGCTGGTGGACGCAAATCCGGTGGCAGGAAAATCCTTAGAGGGACAGTGGATCCTTACACTGTTCCTGAAGACAAAAGAACAGGCCACATTCCGTCCACCGGTGCATATAGTCTAGTGGAGTGTGTTCATGATCTGCTTCACCTTGCTGCAAGAATGCTGGTGATGAAAGGCAGGCTTGTCTTTTTCTTCCCGGTTCTGAGAGATGAGAGTGGCAGTGAGGTTAAGTTTCCCGAGCACCCGTGTTTCAAGTTGGTTGCTGTCTCTGAACAGATCTTGAGCTCGAGATACAGTCGTGTTCTGCTAACCATGGTGAAAGTAGAGCCATATAGTGAAGAGATTGAAGAAGCTGCTCGTTTAATGCATTTAGAGTTTAGAGAGAATCATCTCAAGTGGTTAGAGGAAGGTAATATCCATTCCTCTGTGTTTAAACCTTCTACTGATTCTTCCCAGATTCAAACGGAGTCCAAAACCTTTAAAGATCCTAAACCTAAGTATAGAGGGAAGTATGTGTAA